One genomic region from Aureibacillus halotolerans encodes:
- the dnaJ gene encoding molecular chaperone DnaJ, which yields MSKRDYYDVLEVGKGASKDEIKKSYRKLARQYHPDVNKEEGAADKFKEVSEAYEVLSDQQKRAQYDQFGHADPNQQGFGGGGAGDFGGFGDIFDMFFGGGRRRDPNAPQQGADLQYTMSLEFEEAIFGKEADITLPKEEECQTCYGSGAKPGTNPETCSHCNGSGQLNEAQNTPFGRVVNRRVCHYCEGKGKIIKEKCGTCHGAGRVKKNKVIHVNVPAGVDEGQQMRVAGQGEPGANGGPPGDLYIVFYVEPHEFFQRDGDNIFCEVPLTFAQAALGDEIEVPTPHGRVKLKIPAGTQTGTKFRLRGKGAPNVRGRGQGDQNISVRVVVPTKLSADQKQLIREFADGEGEHIDEQENSFFSKMKRAFKGD from the coding sequence ATGAGTAAGAGAGATTATTACGACGTTCTTGAGGTTGGGAAGGGCGCTTCAAAAGATGAGATAAAAAAATCCTATCGAAAGCTTGCGCGTCAATATCATCCAGATGTAAACAAGGAAGAAGGCGCTGCAGATAAATTTAAAGAAGTGTCAGAGGCTTATGAAGTGTTGTCAGATCAACAAAAACGTGCACAATATGACCAATTTGGTCATGCTGATCCGAATCAACAAGGCTTCGGTGGCGGCGGTGCTGGTGATTTTGGTGGTTTTGGGGACATCTTTGACATGTTTTTTGGTGGCGGGCGACGCCGCGATCCAAACGCACCACAGCAAGGGGCAGATTTACAATACACGATGTCTCTTGAGTTTGAAGAGGCGATCTTTGGGAAGGAAGCTGACATTACGCTTCCAAAAGAAGAAGAATGTCAAACGTGTTATGGCTCAGGTGCAAAGCCGGGGACGAACCCAGAAACATGCTCTCACTGTAATGGAAGCGGACAGCTAAATGAAGCGCAAAACACGCCGTTCGGTCGTGTTGTAAATCGCCGTGTATGTCATTATTGTGAAGGCAAAGGCAAAATTATTAAAGAGAAATGTGGCACTTGCCATGGAGCTGGGCGTGTCAAAAAGAACAAAGTCATTCATGTTAATGTGCCCGCAGGTGTAGATGAGGGACAGCAAATGCGAGTGGCAGGTCAAGGGGAGCCTGGAGCAAACGGTGGCCCTCCTGGCGACTTGTATATTGTGTTTTATGTCGAGCCTCATGAATTTTTCCAACGCGACGGCGATAATATATTCTGTGAGGTGCCATTAACTTTTGCACAAGCAGCGCTTGGCGATGAAATTGAGGTGCCTACACCCCATGGTCGGGTGAAGCTGAAAATTCCAGCCGGAACGCAAACGGGAACAAAATTCCGACTGCGTGGCAAAGGGGCTCCTAATGTTCGAGGCAGAGGGCAAGGCGATCAGAATATTTCTGTTCGTGTGGTTGTGCCGACAAAGCTCTCGGCAGACCAGAAGCAATTGATTCGTGAATTTGCTGATGGCGAAGGAGAGCATATTGATGAGCAAGAAAACAGTTTCTTCTCTAAGATGAAACGTGCGTTTAAAGGTGATTAA
- the prmA gene encoding 50S ribosomal protein L11 methyltransferase, with product MNWIELQVRLHREAVEALHYELDQMNASGIVTEDPKDAYETEGRPFGVLPADIDPDVDEDEVLVKAYFSEQHSRATIEQQVRTFIDTLPSFGLRIGKVKVASDLRPEEDWAHAWKTHYHPIRLTERVIVEPPWEPSDEKVDIRITMDPGMAFGTGDHATTALCVQALDKYLIPGQKVIDVGTGSGILAIAAAKLGASSVKAFDIDAMAADIAKQNVEVNGVASVVDVGTNHLLQGIEEGADVIVANILAEIVIEMASDAVRLLSPGGALIVSGIIEEKKELVAQALKREGIHDIQEEQQEGWVALIAKKEFV from the coding sequence ATGAACTGGATTGAGCTACAAGTTAGGCTTCATCGTGAAGCTGTAGAGGCGTTGCATTATGAACTTGACCAAATGAATGCGAGCGGTATTGTTACGGAAGACCCGAAGGATGCTTATGAAACAGAGGGGCGGCCTTTTGGCGTTTTACCTGCCGACATAGATCCAGATGTGGACGAGGATGAAGTGCTCGTAAAGGCTTATTTTTCAGAACAGCATTCGCGTGCAACAATAGAACAGCAGGTGCGCACCTTTATAGACACATTACCGTCGTTCGGCCTCCGCATTGGTAAAGTGAAGGTGGCTTCGGATTTACGACCAGAAGAGGACTGGGCGCATGCATGGAAAACGCATTACCATCCGATTCGTTTAACAGAGAGAGTGATCGTTGAGCCACCGTGGGAGCCTTCAGATGAGAAGGTCGATATCCGAATTACGATGGATCCTGGAATGGCGTTTGGAACTGGCGACCATGCGACAACGGCATTATGTGTGCAAGCGTTGGACAAGTATCTCATTCCGGGGCAAAAGGTGATTGATGTAGGGACTGGATCAGGTATTTTAGCCATTGCTGCAGCAAAACTTGGAGCCTCTTCGGTCAAAGCGTTTGACATTGATGCAATGGCAGCTGACATCGCCAAGCAAAATGTAGAAGTGAATGGTGTCGCTTCGGTGGTTGACGTGGGAACGAATCATCTTTTGCAAGGTATTGAAGAGGGTGCGGATGTCATCGTTGCCAATATCCTTGCTGAAATTGTCATAGAAATGGCAAGCGATGCCGTGCGTTTATTATCCCCTGGCGGAGCACTCATTGTCTCCGGCATCATTGAGGAGAAAAAAGAGCTCGTTGCGCAAGCATTAAAGCGGGAAGGCATACATGATATCCAGGAAGAGCAGCAAGAAGGTTGGGTTGCATTGATTGCCAAGAAGGAGTTTGTTTAA
- a CDS encoding 16S rRNA (uracil(1498)-N(3))-methyltransferase, which yields MQRYFIDKPAAEEGHCFSFSKEDSHHIATVMRMNAGDRIEVCFSDQALWESEIATVDGPYVTATQIEQITAGAELPVHITIAQGLLKGDKTDWMIQKSTELGASAFLFFKAHHAVVKWDEKKAQKKRERQQTIVKEAAEQSKRTKIPHVHPMMDFSAFLTESQEYDKKWVAYEREADSPGSGTFYKQCEVLRPDDRLLVVFGPEGGFADSEIEQLLQAGFETCRLGPRILRAETAPMYLLSAVSFHFES from the coding sequence ATGCAGCGTTACTTTATAGACAAACCTGCTGCTGAGGAAGGGCATTGCTTTTCCTTTTCAAAAGAAGACAGCCATCACATCGCCACCGTCATGCGAATGAATGCGGGTGACCGAATTGAAGTATGCTTTTCCGATCAAGCCTTGTGGGAATCAGAGATTGCCACGGTTGATGGACCATACGTAACCGCAACTCAAATCGAACAGATCACTGCTGGCGCTGAACTTCCTGTCCATATTACGATCGCCCAAGGGTTGTTAAAGGGTGATAAAACCGATTGGATGATTCAAAAATCAACTGAGCTCGGTGCATCCGCTTTTTTGTTTTTTAAAGCGCATCATGCAGTTGTAAAATGGGATGAAAAGAAGGCGCAAAAGAAACGTGAGCGCCAGCAAACGATCGTTAAGGAAGCTGCCGAACAAAGCAAACGAACAAAAATTCCGCATGTACATCCTATGATGGACTTTTCTGCATTTTTGACGGAAAGCCAGGAGTATGATAAAAAGTGGGTAGCCTATGAACGTGAAGCTGATTCACCAGGGTCTGGTACCTTTTACAAACAATGTGAGGTCTTGCGTCCAGACGACCGACTTTTAGTCGTATTTGGTCCGGAAGGCGGCTTTGCAGACAGCGAAATTGAGCAACTTCTGCAGGCAGGCTTTGAAACATGTCGCTTAGGTCCGCGCATTTTAAGAGCGGAAACAGCGCCGATGTATTTGCTTTCGGCGGTGTCGTTTCATTTTGAATCATAA
- the mtaB gene encoding tRNA (N(6)-L-threonylcarbamoyladenosine(37)-C(2))-methylthiotransferase MtaB: MPSVAFHTLGCKVNHYETEAIWQIFKTATYERTAYESKADVYVINTCTVTNTGDKKSRQAIRRAIRKNPEAVICVTGCYAQTSPAEVMSIPGVDIVVGTQDRSKMIDYIERYRKERQPINGVGNIMKANVYEELDVPAFTDRTRASLKIQEGCNNFCTFCIIPWARGLLRSRDPEQVIAQATQLVDAGYKEIVLTGIHTGGYGEDMKEYNFAKLLKSLEADVPGLKRIRISSIEASQITDEVIAVLQASEKVVPHLHIPIQSASDTVLQRMRRKYTMAQFAEKLSKLRKALPGLAVTSDVIVGFPGETEEEFMETFQFIAQHKFSELHVFPYSQRTGTPAARMDDQVGDEIKQERVHKLIALSDQLAKEYASTFEGEVVEVIPEERLKDQPDSDLFVGYTPNYLKVVFKGHEELIGKLVKVKILSAGYPHNEGVYVRTLEDDDRQSLSS; this comes from the coding sequence ATGCCATCCGTTGCTTTCCATACATTAGGATGCAAAGTTAACCATTATGAGACTGAAGCCATCTGGCAAATTTTTAAGACGGCGACGTACGAACGAACGGCGTATGAGTCAAAAGCCGATGTGTATGTTATTAATACATGCACGGTTACAAACACAGGTGACAAGAAAAGCCGTCAGGCCATTCGTCGAGCCATCCGGAAAAACCCTGAAGCCGTCATTTGCGTGACAGGTTGCTATGCACAAACATCGCCGGCAGAAGTGATGTCAATCCCTGGCGTAGATATTGTTGTGGGCACACAGGATCGTTCGAAAATGATTGACTATATCGAACGGTACCGTAAAGAGCGCCAGCCAATTAATGGTGTTGGCAATATAATGAAGGCGAATGTTTATGAGGAATTGGATGTTCCTGCGTTTACCGATCGTACACGGGCATCTCTGAAAATACAAGAAGGCTGCAACAATTTTTGCACCTTTTGCATCATTCCGTGGGCACGTGGTTTACTTCGTTCACGAGATCCAGAGCAGGTCATTGCACAAGCAACGCAGCTTGTTGACGCAGGGTATAAAGAAATTGTGTTAACGGGTATCCATACGGGCGGCTATGGGGAGGACATGAAGGAATACAACTTTGCAAAGCTGCTGAAATCCTTAGAAGCTGATGTCCCAGGGCTGAAGCGCATTCGAATTTCTTCAATCGAAGCGAGCCAAATTACAGATGAGGTTATCGCGGTGTTACAAGCTTCGGAAAAAGTCGTTCCTCATCTTCATATTCCAATTCAATCCGCATCAGACACAGTTCTTCAGCGGATGAGAAGAAAGTATACAATGGCTCAATTTGCTGAAAAGCTTAGTAAGTTGAGAAAAGCCCTTCCTGGTCTTGCCGTCACCTCTGATGTTATCGTCGGTTTTCCTGGCGAAACAGAAGAAGAATTCATGGAGACGTTTCAATTTATCGCCCAACATAAATTTTCAGAGCTCCATGTGTTTCCTTATTCACAGCGGACAGGCACACCGGCCGCAAGAATGGACGACCAAGTCGGGGATGAGATAAAGCAGGAGCGTGTACACAAACTGATTGCCCTGTCAGATCAGCTTGCTAAAGAATATGCGTCTACCTTTGAGGGTGAAGTCGTCGAGGTTATTCCAGAAGAGCGCCTCAAAGATCAGCCAGATAGTGATCTGTTTGTTGGGTATACACCAAACTATCTAAAAGTCGTTTTTAAAGGGCATGAGGAACTCATTGGGAAACTGGTGAAGGTTAAAATCCTCTCTGCGGGCTATCCTCACAATGAAGGAGTCTATGTTCGGACGCTCGAAGACGATGACCGTCAAAGTTTATCCTCATAA
- the deoC gene encoding deoxyribose-phosphate aldolase, giving the protein MENLMMAQKIDHTLLKADATKADIVALADEAAANHFYSVCIQPSWVKLAAEHLRGTDVHICTVVGFPLGANTSETKAFETTQAISQGATEIDMVLPIGALLDGDTETVQHDIEAVVKAAGDIPVKVILETCLLTDEQITTACKLAIAAKAAFVKTSTGFSTGGATLDDVALMSSVVKGHCQVKASGGIRDRQTAEAMIEAGADRIGASASVTIVNMG; this is encoded by the coding sequence ATGGAAAATCTTATGATGGCTCAAAAAATTGATCATACACTTTTAAAAGCAGACGCAACAAAAGCGGATATTGTCGCATTGGCTGACGAAGCAGCAGCGAACCATTTTTATTCAGTTTGCATTCAGCCAAGTTGGGTCAAGCTAGCTGCGGAGCATTTGCGCGGCACCGACGTACACATTTGTACAGTTGTTGGTTTCCCGCTAGGTGCAAATACAAGCGAAACAAAAGCATTTGAAACAACACAGGCGATAAGTCAAGGAGCCACTGAGATTGATATGGTGCTTCCGATTGGTGCATTGCTAGACGGCGATACAGAAACGGTCCAACACGATATTGAGGCAGTTGTAAAAGCGGCTGGGGATATTCCTGTGAAAGTCATTCTAGAAACCTGTTTGCTTACAGACGAGCAGATAACGACGGCTTGTAAGTTGGCAATTGCTGCAAAAGCGGCATTTGTAAAAACGTCTACAGGCTTTTCGACAGGTGGTGCAACACTCGATGATGTTGCCCTGATGTCATCTGTCGTAAAAGGGCATTGTCAGGTCAAAGCGTCGGGCGGCATTAGAGACCGACAAACGGCCGAAGCGATGATTGAAGCAGGTGCAGATCGTATTGGCGCAAGTGCTTCTGTGACAATTGTCAATATGGGCTAA